TTTACTACACTTTTACTGATGTAGAATCGATGATCTTTTAAACTTGAGTCATAAACCTTCTTCAAGTCCTTCTCATCGAGATAAGCATAGATAAGCGTAGTGCTGTAAACCAACACTCTTCCTTAAAGAATGACTCATGAGACTCTTTTTGGTGGAATGTGTATCCGCATTCGTCATAGTAAAGCCTATCTCCAGATACCCTATGGCGAATGTTGCATACAGTTCCGCATTGCCGATTACACGCAAACAGAAATCCCAATATTTGAGAGATATGTAGTAGCAAACGATGGATTTATAAAAGAAAAAAAGATTAGGGAGAGAATATCATGTCACGTGAAGATTTTAAGTCTTTCATTCCTGCAGAAGAAAAACTTCCAGAATTGACTCTTAAGGCCGTGCTCGTGGGCATGGTTCTTGCAATTATTATGGGCTCAGCAAATGCGTATCTGGGTCTTTATGCAGGAATGACTGTATCAGCTGCCATACCGGGAGCGATAATGGCACTTGCTCTTCTAAAGCCGTTGAAAGGTAACATACTGGAAAATGTAACAGGCATGATGGGGGCAGCAGCAGGTGAGGCACTGGCAGCAGGAGTGATTTTCACGATCCCGGCCCTCGTTGTTATCGGTGCCTGGGATAATATCCACTATCTGGAAACCACCCTCATAGCACTGATTGGCGGACTTCTGGGCGTTCTATGGATGGTCCCGCTGAGAAGAGCCCTTATAGTAAAAACTGATTTACCATTTCCAGAAGGAATTGCAGTCGCTGCCGTAATTACCACGGCGGCTGGCGGCGGGGGGGGAAGCAAGGGAAGCGAGGGGAGCATATGGATGGTGGTGGGAGCCGCGCTTGCAGCAGTGGTAAAATTCTCACAGGTATCGCTGAATATTTTTAGGGGAAGCGTTGAGAAAGTAGTTGCAGTTGGAAAATATTATATATTGGGGCGATCAACAGAGGGTTATTTTTATGGGGGAAGTGCAGCCTCGCCGGCGCTGCTTGGCGTGGGATATATCGTGGGGCCCAGGATTGCTTCGTTTGTTTTCGCAGGAGGTTTACTCGGCTGGGTTGTTCTGACACCGCTGATTATCCTTTCCACCGGCATGCCCGCAGATGCAACCAGCACGTTAGATGGATTTTATACGATATGGGGGGACTACGTCAGGTATATCGGTGTCGGGGCGATGGTTGTCGGAGGTCTGTACACGATATGGAGCTTGAGGAGCAATCTTATGGGAGGGATAAAAGAAGCCATCATAGGATTGAGAGGAGGAGAAGTAGTGACGAAAAAGAGGACAGATACCGATCTGAATTTTAAAAAAGTATTTCTTACAATTGGATTTCTTGTCATCCCCACATTTATACTATATGCATGGGCGTCCGAGACGTATGCCATATCAGCATTCATGTCGGTATTACTTGTAGTCGCAGCCTTCCTGGCGAGTGCAATAGCAGGGTACATGGCGGGGCTGCTCGGCTCATCAAATAATCCCATATCGGGTGTGACGGTAGCAGTACTGCTTTTCGTGAGCATACTGATGCTGGCATTCGGAGTGACGGGGATAGAGGGCATGACGATCGTGATACTAATGGCAGCTGTTGTGTGTTGTGCAGGAGCTATATCCGGAGATGTCTTACAATCAATGGCGGCGGGCGAGATGATAGGTTCAACACCCTACAAACAGCAGCTTGCAGAAGTATTCGGCATAATTGCGGCAGCCCCTGTACTTGGCATTGTTGTAAAGGCGCTAGATGGGGCATATGGAATAGGCACAAAGAATTTACCTGCCCCTCAGGCGTTTTTAATGGGGGGGATTGTAAAGGGAGTCATTGGAGGAGAGATGGTATGGCCATATGTCATTGCGGGTGCGTTTCTTGCCCTGGTATTAATACTGATGGATATTCCTGTTCTGCCCGTGGCAATAGGAACATATCTGCCGCTCTCCCTCAGCATACCGATTTTTGTCGGGGGGGGTGTAAGGGCTGTAGTGGATAAAATAATAGCAAGGAGATCCACAGGCAATGAAGGGGAGGAGGAACTGAGCGACTGGGAAATGGCCATTAAAAAGCATGGGGTGTCACCCAAAGAAAGGGCCCACCGTACTGGCCTGCTATTCACCGCCGGCCTTATTGCGGGAGAGGCAATAATGGGGGTCATATCGGCGTTCCTGATTATAGGGCATGTGAATTTGAAATTGCTGGAGGATGCACCGTCATGGCCCGGAATGCTTATCTGGTGTTATATCGCATTTCTGGTAGGATATGTTGTATTGAGGGAATTTAACAAAGCCCAATCTGAGAGTGAAAAGTAAAAATTTTAAACTTGAGATAGGGAAAGATGCCAGGCCTATGCGCACCGCGGAGTGGTATGAGGAAGAAGGGCTTGCCAGAATCAAGGCCATCAAATTTGAAGGAAAATTGGGCAAATGGCTTTGCAGGGTATTGAAAAAGCAGAATTACATAGTGGTAAATCTGGACGAAATGGGTTCATTCATATGGAAGAGATGTGATGGAAAAACAACTGTCGGGGAAATATTGAATGAAATGAAAGAAAGCATGGGAGAAAAATTTGAAGAGGAAGGCATGGAGAAGCGCTCTTTTTTGTTCCTCCACATGCTGAAAAACCGCGGGCTTATAACCTGGGAATGAATGATATCTATAGAATAACCATCTGAAAAAAGCTTCTGTTAAAGCATCATAGGCTTATTTCCCGGACAAGCCTTTCCTTTGTTATCTCACCTTTAGGGATTTCCTCTCCATTTATAACTACCGCGGGCACTTCAGTAAAATTATACTTGTTCCACTTCTCTAATCCTTCTTGAGTGTTCACGCTTATCCATTTTATATTCACGCTGTATTCTTTCTCAATTTCCTTGATTATGGGAGTCGTTTCCTCGCAATCACCACATCCTTCCATGTAATAATACTCAACAATTGTTTCTCCTCCAGATGGCAGAAAAAGGAGTAGAAACAGGATCGCTACAAGAGTTAGAAAAGCTGCCATGCCTGCATATAAAATGTGTTTCATTTTTTTCTCTTGATGTATAAAGCAGCGAGGAAAATCACCGATGCAACAACCACGATTAGGGCTACTTCTCCCCACGGAAAGTCGGCTTTGCTTTCCTCCTGAAAGGAAATGCCCAACGCTTTCTTTAAATCAAGAGCTGCAACGGCTTGCTCTCTTGCCCCTAATGCTTCTTTTATTGAAAGAGAAGCGATGGCCATCGCACCACCCTCACTTTCTTCTTTTTCCGCATCTTTCAGGTGTAGTTCTGCCAGCTCAATTGTCATCTCTGCAAATGGAGCATCAACAGTTGGTTCCTTATATACCCTGGAGAGACTCAAGTTCGCGTATTCCAAATACGTCCTGCACATCTTTAGTGCCTCGTCACGGGTATTAAATCCTGGATGAGCAGTTAAATATTCTGCCAGAGATTTTGCGTGAGATGCTTTCATTAAAGCCAGATAATATGACTCAGCCTTGCAATATCCTTTTGCTTCTTCCAAAAGATTTCTCGCTTTCGCTGCTCCTCCAAAACTTTCTACATACTCAACGGCTGTTTCTGCAAGCTCAATCCATCTTGATGCTATAAACTCTGATGCATTTTTTATATCCGTTTCATTCACCTGTGAAGCGTTATTCCTTGTATAGGCGATTTCTATAAAGTCTTCTGCCTTGTGAAGCAGTGATTTTGCCTGTATGCCTGACAGCAAAGCCAAAGTGTATCCCTCTTTTTCCAGATGGGAAGCTGATTTGTTAATAAAACCTTTAGCTTCTCTCACGTTTTTCTCCGCTAAAGCGAGCCATTCCATGGATGCAATGCTTTTCGGAGTTGTACCATTAAATTCTTCACTTATCTCAGAAAAATTTTGCTGGACATCGGCAAGAAGGAGATTACAAGCACTCTCATTTCCCATAGATTTTAGCATAGCGGTCGCATTCTCCATCCAAATTGATGCGAAGCATTTTACTAAAAGCTTATATGAATAAAATGGATACTTTCCTCCATTTTCTTTTGCTTTGACAAAACTCTCGTATCCAGGCACGGACTCGTTTTCGTACATTGCAGAAATTTCGGATAACTCCATTTGGAACAATTGATGGTAGACGCTTCTCTCCTGTCCAATAGAAGCAGGAAATATTGTGGAAAGCACAATGAAAATGAGTAATACAACGCAGGGTTTACTGTTCATCCTTGTCCTCGCTATCCTGAAAAGCTTTCGATATTATATTTATTCCGGCTGAGTTTGATCTCTATTCGTTATTCAACGCACTGTGGAACACAGATTGCTATTGCCCGTGAAGATATAAGGGCCCCCATGATCATTAAAGGAATTTCAATAAGCCCATCCAAAGGCATGAGATCGGGGATGAAGGCTGGGATTACCACCCCTATAACAAAGCCAACCCAGAAGAGGGGGTGGCTGAGCGTGCATTTGATCAAGCATGACCAGTTTATGGGAGGGAATGTTTCGCCCGAATATGCTATTTCACCATCAGAATATGCTATATCTGTAACACCTTCCTCTCGCTGGAGGTTGAACAGGAAACCGTTCGAGATTGGTTTTGCTGATAAGATGCCTGCATCGCTTACTTGATTCCCTTTTATGAAAGATATAAGGACGCCCATAGCTAGTGGAGTTACCACGAGTGCTGGTTTTCCTTCCGTGACAAACGATTTGTCAAAAACTGGCTTCACGTCATATTGGGTGATCAACCGCTCTATCATTGGAGAGTTTTTCAGGATGGTTATTTCATCGTTTGCTTTCTCCACTTTTCCTTCCTGTCTCCAAGGATGACATGCGATTGCTGGAGCAACCGCTGTCATCAATATTGCGACGGATAAGGCTATACTCAAGATTGCTTTCCGTTTCATGTTTCCCACATTTGAATAGCGTTTTAATTATTATTTGTTCCGGTGGAGACTGTTCCGTCTGTTGTTGTTGTAACAGTGGTACCGATAGCGGGGATCGTCATGGTAACATCCTCCGAGGTAGCATATATGTCCACTGCAACTGAGGAAGTAGAACCTTGTCCACTACTCTGGGCAGCACACCATCCCATACACCCCACGATAGGACTAGAGAACATTGCAACTCCCATGTACCCAACAATCAGATTAAATGGAAAGTCTATAAGACCCCCCTCACCAAAGAGACCGTACAAAATAAGTGCCTCTGAGAGGAGCCACCACCAGAGGGGGACATCATCCAAACAATTATCAACACAATCTCCCCATCCACCAGAGTCTGAAGTCTGCGCCATCATCGTCTGCGAAGCTACTACTCCCCCGCTCGTTTCGGACACGGTTATATCATCAAAGGAAGAAGCCGAATATAACACTTCAGTGCCGTCCGGTGAAACAGAGTATAATGCACCGTCTGTTATGGGCTCCATTACTGTACATCCCACCTGGCTTACTTCTCCGTTGGATAGGTGGATTATCAGAGAAGCTTTTTCCTCGCTGGGTGTATTCAGGGGAACGGTTACAATCGTTTTGGAACTGTCGACGTCTTTGATTATTGCACTGTTAAAATTAAGGTCAGCACCAGATGCACTCAGAGCGT
Above is a window of Candidatus Thermoplasmatota archaeon DNA encoding:
- a CDS encoding oligopeptide transporter, OPT family, whose product is MSREDFKSFIPAEEKLPELTLKAVLVGMVLAIIMGSANAYLGLYAGMTVSAAIPGAIMALALLKPLKGNILENVTGMMGAAAGEALAAGVIFTIPALVVIGAWDNIHYLETTLIALIGGLLGVLWMVPLRRALIVKTDLPFPEGIAVAAVITTAAGGGGGSKGSEGSIWMVVGAALAAVVKFSQVSLNIFRGSVEKVVAVGKYYILGRSTEGYFYGGSAASPALLGVGYIVGPRIASFVFAGGLLGWVVLTPLIILSTGMPADATSTLDGFYTIWGDYVRYIGVGAMVVGGLYTIWSLRSNLMGGIKEAIIGLRGGEVVTKKRTDTDLNFKKVFLTIGFLVIPTFILYAWASETYAISAFMSVLLVVAAFLASAIAGYMAGLLGSSNNPISGVTVAVLLFVSILMLAFGVTGIEGMTIVILMAAVVCCAGAISGDVLQSMAAGEMIGSTPYKQQLAEVFGIIAAAPVLGIVVKALDGAYGIGTKNLPAPQAFLMGGIVKGVIGGEMVWPYVIAGAFLALVLILMDIPVLPVAIGTYLPLSLSIPIFVGGGVRAVVDKIIARRSTGNEGEEELSDWEMAIKKHGVSPKERAHRTGLLFTAGLIAGEAIMGVISAFLIIGHVNLKLLEDAPSWPGMLIWCYIAFLVGYVVLREFNKAQSESEK
- a CDS encoding PqqD family protein — encoded protein: MKSKNFKLEIGKDARPMRTAEWYEEEGLARIKAIKFEGKLGKWLCRVLKKQNYIVVNLDEMGSFIWKRCDGKTTVGEILNEMKESMGEKFEEEGMEKRSFLFLHMLKNRGLITWE
- a CDS encoding thioredoxin family protein — its product is MKHILYAGMAAFLTLVAILFLLLFLPSGGETIVEYYYMEGCGDCEETTPIIKEIEKEYSVNIKWISVNTQEGLEKWNKYNFTEVPAVVINGEEIPKGEITKERLVREISL